The Ferrimicrobium sp. genome segment AAATCGTTGCCCGAGCCGAAGCTGAGGAGACAAGCTACCAGGCGATCGCGCAACAGTACGAGACAATTTGGTTCGAGACGATGGATCGCCTCGGCGTTGAACGTCCCGACTCCACCCCCCACGCGACCGACTGGATCCAGGGTATGGTCGACAACATTGAGGAGATGCTCAATCTCGGTACGGCCTACACGATCGACGACGGTGTCTACCTTCGGATCGCGAGCGTGCCCCATTATGGACTCCTCACGAAACAGGACTTCGACCAGCTCCAGCCGGGCAATCGTGTTGAGATTAATCCTCTGAAGGAGTCACCCCTCGACTTTGCCCTCTGGAAGCGCGTAGACGACAGCGAACCTGGCTTTGACTCCCCCTTCGGCTATGGTCGCCCCGGATGGCATACCGAATGTGTCACGATGTCAATCGCACTGCTTGGTCGTACCTTCGACTTGCACGGCGGAGGCATGGATCTGATCTTCCCACACCACGAGAACGAACTCGCCCAGGCCCAGGTGCTCCACGCCCCATTCGCGCAACATTGGGCGCACGTAGGCTTCGTTGAGATGAATGGCGAGAAGATGTCGAAGTCGATCGGCAACACCCTGGACCTCACCGACGCTATCACGCAATTCGGAGGTCGCACCGTCCGGTTCGCCTACCTTCGTGCCTATTACCGGTCACCGCTTGAACTCTCCCTGACAGCTCTCGATGATGCATCAGCATCATTACGCCGTATCGACAACTTTCTTGATCGAGGAGAGGATGGGAAAGTCGACGAGCACGTCCTCGCCACCTTCATCGACGACCTCGACCACGACCTCGATACCCCCTCTGCTTTCGCGCTGCTCTTCGACCAAGTTCGTGAAGGTAACATCGACTTCGACCGGCAACGCCTCGATACTGCCCTCGACAAAGTTGCCACCGTGCGTGCGATGTTGTCGTGGATCGGCCTTGCGCCATCAGCAAACACCTCGGCCATTCCTGCAGAGGTCACCGCCGCGGTTAAGGAACGTGAGCAGGCAAAACGTGACCGTGACTACGCCAAGGCCGATGCGCTACGCGCGTTCATCGAGACCGCTGGCTTTGTTATCCTCGACACGAAGGATGGTACACAGTTGCGTAGGGACCGCAGCCTGGCGCCAGAGTCGTAGGAGCGCCAATGCGATCGGTGTGGCCCAAGAACAACCAAC includes the following:
- the cysS gene encoding cysteine--tRNA ligase, translating into MTTLFDTMTGSLTQLINPGQEAFSLYVCGPTVQDRPHLGHGRIMATYDLLRRHLRNKGLAVNLVMNITDVDDKIVARAEAEETSYQAIAQQYETIWFETMDRLGVERPDSTPHATDWIQGMVDNIEEMLNLGTAYTIDDGVYLRIASVPHYGLLTKQDFDQLQPGNRVEINPLKESPLDFALWKRVDDSEPGFDSPFGYGRPGWHTECVTMSIALLGRTFDLHGGGMDLIFPHHENELAQAQVLHAPFAQHWAHVGFVEMNGEKMSKSIGNTLDLTDAITQFGGRTVRFAYLRAYYRSPLELSLTALDDASASLRRIDNFLDRGEDGKVDEHVLATFIDDLDHDLDTPSAFALLFDQVREGNIDFDRQRLDTALDKVATVRAMLSWIGLAPSANTSAIPAEVTAAVKEREQAKRDRDYAKADALRAFIETAGFVILDTKDGTQLRRDRSLAPES